In one window of Methanobrevibacter sp. DNA:
- a CDS encoding glycosyl transferase produces the protein MSKQSFRDLKNEIELKNAEIDEMSMELDAKNEEINKLKLYSTKLKYEKKNLEDKLDTKIDYDKARIKELDDLQEKLIEKDKIIEDKHDQVRYLRSLIDDYKTQVKSNSEELEIQIRKISRSYDDLLSQKDLIIEKQDEIIEKLTKANDEIVKSNKTNVLSLKLQNEKYQEIIDKFSK, from the coding sequence ATGTCAAAGCAAAGTTTCAGAGATTTAAAAAATGAAATTGAATTAAAAAATGCTGAAATTGACGAAATGTCAATGGAGTTGGATGCAAAAAACGAAGAAATTAACAAGTTAAAATTATACTCCACTAAGTTAAAATATGAAAAAAAGAATTTGGAGGATAAATTGGATACAAAAATAGATTATGACAAGGCAAGAATTAAGGAACTTGATGATTTACAAGAAAAATTGATTGAAAAAGATAAAATCATCGAGGACAAGCATGATCAGGTAAGATATCTCAGGTCTTTAATCGATGATTATAAAACCCAGGTCAAATCTAATTCAGAAGAGTTGGAAATACAAATTAGAAAAATCTCTAGAAGCTATGATGATTTACTCTCTCAAAAAGATTTAATTATCGAAAAACAGGATGAAATTATTGAAAAACTAACTAAAGCTAATGATGAAATTGTTAAATCCAATAAGACAAATGTTTTAAGTTTAAAATTACAAAATGAAAAATATCAGGAAATCATTGATAAATTTTCAAAATAA
- a CDS encoding AI-2E family transporter has product MEINIKEYLTPPILMIIFLLIVSLMFVFPVLSMVILGAILAYGVRPVAFKIQSKLKFKSLSILIAMVIILIPLILLIGYIIFELTGLVSGILASNSYTDVGNSISMLTTYLPGEFDSSSISTSINSSIQEIGSYILNYLVKFVSSLVNITLDLFILVCSVFYFARDGDDCLNFIKSFVPDDSKEFFEKTIVSIKDVLRSIFYGHFLTSLIIGIFGAIGYSLLGYPYGIFLGVITGILQLIPVFGPWPIYWALFFIDVLSGNYPRAIIVLLFGFFLSTVDMYIRPALSSHYADIHPLILLIGFLSGPLVYGIVGFIVGPLILGITYAVLDNYRKEFLMGDE; this is encoded by the coding sequence ATGGAAATTAACATTAAAGAATACTTGACTCCGCCAATACTTATGATAATATTTTTATTGATAGTTTCTTTGATGTTTGTTTTTCCGGTTCTAAGTATGGTTATCTTGGGAGCTATTTTAGCTTATGGAGTAAGACCAGTAGCCTTTAAAATTCAATCAAAATTAAAATTCAAATCCCTTTCAATTTTAATTGCAATGGTGATTATTTTAATACCCTTGATATTGTTGATTGGATATATTATATTTGAGCTTACAGGTTTGGTTTCAGGAATTTTAGCTTCTAATTCATACACAGATGTTGGAAACTCAATTTCAATGTTAACTACTTATCTTCCCGGTGAATTTGATAGCAGTTCAATATCCACATCAATAAACTCATCAATTCAGGAAATAGGCAGTTATATCTTAAATTATCTTGTAAAATTTGTAAGTAGCTTGGTGAATATTACTTTAGATTTGTTTATACTTGTTTGTTCAGTGTTTTACTTTGCCCGTGATGGGGATGACTGTTTAAATTTTATCAAATCATTTGTTCCTGATGATTCTAAGGAATTTTTTGAAAAGACAATTGTATCAATAAAAGATGTTTTAAGAAGCATATTTTATGGACACTTCCTAACCTCACTGATTATAGGAATATTTGGTGCGATTGGGTATTCATTATTGGGTTATCCTTACGGAATATTTTTAGGTGTAATAACAGGAATTTTACAGTTAATTCCAGTATTCGGACCATGGCCAATTTATTGGGCATTATTTTTCATAGACGTCCTCTCTGGAAATTATCCGAGGGCAATAATAGTTCTACTATTCGGATTTTTCTTAAGTACTGTGGATATGTATATAAGACCTGCCCTATCAAGCCATTATGCTGATATTCATCCGTTAATATTACTTATAGGTTTTTTATCAGGGCCTCTTGTTTATGGAATTGTGGGATTTATAGTGGGACCTTTAATTTTAGGAATCACCTATGCAGTTTTAGATAATTACAGAAAAGAATTTCTCATGGGAGATGAATAG
- a CDS encoding PHP domain-containing protein produces the protein MKFDPHIHSVYSPDARSYPKDILKQAKRIGLDAIAISDHDEIKGSRVTRSLAEDIIVVPSIEISSEKGHILGLGVDEIIPKGLSAAETVDLIHDAGGLAIVPHPFSYYRKGLFCKENTGLDIEGVETKNARYFVGYSNNQGKKLAKKRNLATLGASDSHFIESIGDAYTEVDTGGDDSVDGILKAIKKRQCKSMGHATSNILVAKEYYVKKVLKQYPQVK, from the coding sequence ATGAAATTTGATCCCCATATCCACAGTGTTTATTCTCCAGATGCGCGTTCATACCCTAAAGATATTCTCAAACAAGCTAAAAGAATAGGTTTGGATGCAATTGCTATAAGTGACCATGATGAGATAAAAGGCTCAAGGGTAACAAGAAGTCTTGCAGAAGACATAATTGTTGTGCCGTCAATTGAAATATCTTCCGAAAAAGGACATATACTTGGGTTGGGTGTTGATGAAATCATTCCTAAAGGTTTGTCTGCAGCTGAAACAGTGGATTTAATTCATGATGCAGGAGGATTGGCTATTGTGCCTCATCCTTTTTCATATTATCGTAAAGGATTGTTCTGTAAGGAGAATACTGGCTTGGATATCGAGGGTGTAGAAACTAAAAATGCAAGATATTTTGTTGGATATTCAAATAATCAGGGTAAGAAATTAGCCAAAAAAAGAAATCTTGCCACTTTGGGAGCTAGTGATTCTCATTTCATCGAATCCATTGGTGATGCATATACAGAAGTCGATACTGGGGGAGACGATTCAGTCGACGGTATATTAAAAGCAATTAAAAAGAGACAATGTAAATCTATGGGTCATGCAACAAGCAATATTTTAGTAGCTAAGGAATATTATGTTAAAAAAGTTTTAAAACAATATCCTCAAGTTAAATAA
- a CDS encoding PsbP-related protein, with product MKNKLLIGSLIAIILIVFLISSVSADTKTNDDTTVQTLSKGGLTINYPSNWGYSQATSNYSIMSISKLDSIDSAGIGQVNINFEKKPIEGEFNSFVNTTYKSMEYDSSFNLVSSGNSVIGDRQALEYVYTSNNNGIEREHKAVWFEKGGQAYVLLYSAPLDQFESNLYVFDYILSDIQIT from the coding sequence ATGAAAAATAAGCTTTTAATTGGTAGTTTAATTGCAATTATTCTTATTGTATTTTTAATTTCAAGTGTTAGTGCAGATACTAAGACTAATGACGACACTACTGTTCAAACATTATCAAAAGGTGGATTAACAATTAATTATCCATCAAATTGGGGTTATTCACAAGCTACTTCAAATTATTCTATCATGTCCATTTCTAAATTGGATTCAATTGATTCAGCGGGAATTGGGCAGGTCAACATTAATTTTGAGAAAAAACCAATTGAAGGAGAATTTAATTCATTTGTAAATACTACTTATAAGTCTATGGAGTATGATTCATCATTTAATTTAGTTTCTTCAGGTAATTCTGTTATCGGTGACAGACAAGCTTTAGAATATGTTTATACTTCTAATAATAATGGTATAGAAAGAGAACATAAGGCGGTTTGGTTTGAAAAAGGTGGTCAGGCTTATGTTTTATTATACAGTGCACCATTAGATCAATTTGAATCTAATCTATATGTATTTGATTATATCTTGTCTGACATACAAATAACTTAA
- a CDS encoding phosphopantothenoylcysteine decarboxylase, whose protein sequence is MSFGGTYEPIDSVRGITNKSSGKMGLALAREAYIRGADLTLIVANVSVEIPAVFDDVIRVETSSEMNEEVLKLIPFYDIFISAAAVSDFEFRQKSDKKIDSSSSLFLNLKPTTKIIRQIKKINPDIFLVGFKAEFNISREEIIHCARKQIEDAGTDLVVANDISKDNCQFGSDNNEVLIVDNDVLTIPLASKNDIAKSIFDVISKKI, encoded by the coding sequence ATTAGTTTTGGCGGAACATATGAACCTATTGATTCTGTTAGGGGAATTACTAATAAATCCTCTGGAAAAATGGGTTTGGCTCTTGCCCGTGAAGCATATATTCGTGGAGCAGATTTGACATTAATTGTTGCTAATGTCAGTGTAGAAATTCCTGCTGTTTTTGATGATGTTATTAGGGTTGAAACCAGTAGTGAAATGAATGAAGAAGTCTTGAAGTTAATCCCTTTTTATGATATTTTCATTTCTGCAGCTGCAGTATCTGATTTTGAATTCAGACAAAAATCTGATAAAAAGATTGATTCATCTAGTTCATTATTTTTAAATCTAAAGCCTACAACTAAAATCATACGTCAAATTAAAAAGATTAATCCAGATATTTTTCTTGTTGGGTTTAAAGCTGAATTTAATATTTCAAGGGAGGAAATTATTCACTGTGCTCGTAAACAAATTGAAGATGCAGGAACTGACTTGGTTGTTGCTAATGATATTTCAAAAGATAATTGTCAGTTTGGATCTGATAATAATGAGGTATTGATTGTGGATAATGATGTTTTAACAATACCTTTAGCATCAAAAAATGATATTGCAAAAAGCATTTTTGATGTTATTTCCAAAAAGATATAA
- a CDS encoding flavoprotein, with translation MIILCVTGSIAATESIKLARELRRNDVEVKCFMSDSACEIIHPNAMEFATGQEVVTKLTGKIEHVKYSQEDLILVAPATANTISKFAHKIADNPISTLLITAQGHNTPIIFVPSMHDSMYHAIKENIDKIKQEGSAYFIKPRMDEGKAKFPSKEDIVLESLRTINLHKKD, from the coding sequence ATGATAATTTTATGTGTAACTGGCAGTATTGCTGCTACTGAATCAATCAAATTGGCTCGTGAGCTTAGAAGGAATGATGTTGAAGTGAAATGTTTCATGAGTGATTCTGCTTGTGAAATTATTCATCCTAATGCTATGGAATTTGCAACAGGTCAGGAAGTGGTTACAAAGTTAACTGGAAAAATTGAACATGTGAAATATTCACAAGAAGATCTGATTCTTGTTGCGCCGGCTACTGCAAATACTATTTCCAAATTTGCTCATAAAATTGCAGATAATCCTATTTCAACTCTTTTAATAACTGCTCAAGGTCATAACACTCCAATTATTTTTGTACCTTCAATGCATGATTCAATGTATCATGCAATTAAAGAAAATATTGATAAAATCAAGCAAGAGGGATCTGCATATTTCATTAAACCTAGGATGGATGAAGGAAAAGCTAAATTTCCATCTAAAGAGGATATTGTTCTCGAATCTTTAAGAACTATTAATTTACATAAAAAGGATTGA
- a CDS encoding DNA-directed DNA polymerase produces the protein MQRNVVILDIDYVTYENKPVIRLFSKEGDKNIILIDDTFEPYLYVVSDNIEECISEIKENIDVVKVEKVIKKDFQIESEFIKVTFIHPQVLAKNRDALRDLEHVIQIREFDIPFYRRYLMDRDIIPMTEVIATGDELDTFLDLDSAKLDVEIIKLTEPLKRVKEYPQNFRILSFDLEVRNPHGMPDSAEDEIIMIGVSSNFGINQVISTKTNSKDKDDFVNQVSSEKEMIEEFVKIIKDNNVDIIVGYNSDNFDFPYLKDRAKILDVDLDIGMDGSEVKFIRRGYANAASFKGLIHVDLYLVMRRYMTLDRYTLERVYYELFGEEKIDVPGDRIWEFWDNEGEELDNLFDYSLDDVVSTLKIAEQTLPLNLELTRIIGQPLFDVSRMATGQQAEWFLVKQAYFDEEVVPNKQGSNFADRASAEDNEGGYVREPEKGLHENLVQFDFRSLYPSIIISKNISPDVMTLGEVENEEDYNISPEHGVKFKKSPQGFIPSVIDKILQERFRIKREMKASNDPQQKIALDVQQQAIKRLANTMYGIYGFPRFRWYSFDCAKAITSWGRQYIKSSIKKAEEYGFYAIYADTDGFYAKYEK, from the coding sequence ATGCAGAGAAATGTTGTAATTCTGGATATAGATTATGTAACTTATGAAAATAAGCCAGTAATAAGATTATTTTCAAAAGAAGGCGATAAAAACATAATTTTAATTGATGATACTTTTGAACCATACTTGTATGTGGTATCTGATAATATTGAAGAGTGCATATCTGAAATTAAAGAGAATATTGATGTAGTTAAAGTTGAAAAAGTTATCAAAAAGGATTTCCAAATAGAATCTGAATTTATAAAGGTTACATTCATTCATCCTCAGGTATTGGCTAAAAATAGGGATGCTTTAAGGGATTTGGAACATGTAATTCAAATTAGGGAATTTGATATTCCATTTTACAGAAGATATCTGATGGATAGGGACATTATTCCAATGACTGAAGTCATTGCCACTGGAGATGAACTTGATACATTTCTAGATTTGGATTCTGCAAAGCTTGATGTTGAAATAATCAAATTAACAGAACCTCTTAAACGTGTTAAGGAATATCCTCAAAATTTCAGAATATTGAGTTTCGATTTAGAAGTCAGAAATCCTCATGGAATGCCTGATTCTGCAGAAGATGAAATAATCATGATTGGAGTTTCAAGCAATTTTGGTATAAATCAGGTAATTTCAACAAAAACAAATTCTAAAGACAAGGATGATTTTGTAAATCAGGTATCCAGTGAAAAGGAAATGATTGAAGAGTTTGTAAAAATTATCAAAGATAATAATGTGGACATTATTGTCGGATATAACTCAGATAATTTTGATTTCCCTTATCTAAAAGACCGGGCCAAAATATTGGATGTAGATTTGGATATTGGAATGGACGGATCTGAAGTGAAATTTATCAGAAGAGGTTATGCCAATGCAGCTTCATTTAAAGGATTGATTCATGTTGATTTGTATCTTGTTATGAGAAGATACATGACTCTTGACAGATACACGTTGGAACGGGTTTATTATGAATTATTCGGTGAAGAAAAAATTGACGTTCCGGGAGACCGCATATGGGAGTTCTGGGACAATGAAGGTGAAGAACTGGATAATTTATTTGATTATTCACTTGATGATGTAGTTTCCACTTTAAAAATTGCAGAGCAGACTTTGCCTCTTAATTTGGAACTTACTCGTATTATAGGTCAACCATTATTTGATGTATCCCGTATGGCAACAGGCCAGCAGGCCGAATGGTTTTTAGTAAAACAAGCTTATTTTGATGAAGAAGTAGTGCCGAACAAACAGGGTTCCAACTTTGCAGACCGTGCATCTGCTGAGGATAATGAAGGTGGGTATGTAAGGGAACCTGAAAAGGGCCTTCATGAAAATCTTGTGCAGTTCGATTTCAGAAGCCTGTATCCTAGTATAATTATATCTAAAAACATATCTCCTGATGTTATGACATTAGGGGAAGTTGAAAACGAGGAGGATTATAATATTTCTCCTGAACACGGCGTCAAGTTTAAAAAATCACCGCAGGGTTTTATTCCATCTGTTATTGATAAGATTCTGCAGGAGAGATTTAGAATCAAACGTGAAATGAAAGCCTCAAATGATCCTCAGCAAAAAATAGCTTTGGATGTACAACAGCAAGCTATTAAAAGATTGGCAAATACAATGTATGGAATTTATGGTTTTCCACGTTTCAGATGGTATTCATTTGATTGTGCAAAGGCGATTACTTCCTGGGGAAGGCAGTATATTAAATCATCAATAAAAAAAGCAGAAGAATATGGGTTTTACGCAATTTATGCGGATACTGATGGTTTTTATGCGAAATATGAAAAATAA
- a CDS encoding fibrillarin-like rRNA/tRNA 2'-O-methyltransferase → MKVYFKDGNVATRNLIPGTSVYGEELIQENEEYRIWNPRRSKLAAALLNGLKNLELTDTSKVLYLGASTGTTVSHISDIVINGRIYAIEFSPTTAKKLVQLSRQRHNIAPILGDATKPKSYLNIVGKTDLVYCDVAQPTQTELFIRNMNLFSNDNGVGLLMIKARSIDVVQKPKKVFKEQEKKLKEKGFKIIEKVKLEPYEKDHIALLVEKNF, encoded by the coding sequence ATGAAAGTTTATTTTAAAGATGGGAATGTAGCAACACGAAATTTAATCCCCGGAACATCTGTATATGGTGAAGAATTAATTCAAGAAAATGAGGAATACAGAATTTGGAACCCTAGACGTTCCAAATTAGCAGCAGCGCTTTTAAATGGATTGAAAAATTTAGAGCTTACAGACACTTCAAAAGTCCTATACCTTGGTGCTTCAACTGGAACTACCGTATCACATATTTCAGATATAGTAATCAATGGAAGAATTTATGCCATTGAATTTTCACCTACTACCGCAAAGAAATTAGTTCAACTTTCACGTCAAAGACATAATATTGCTCCGATTTTAGGTGATGCAACCAAACCCAAATCATATCTGAACATAGTCGGAAAAACAGACTTGGTGTATTGCGATGTTGCCCAACCAACACAAACAGAATTGTTCATAAGAAATATGAATTTATTTTCAAATGATAATGGTGTTGGTCTTTTAATGATTAAAGCCAGAAGTATTGATGTTGTTCAAAAGCCTAAAAAAGTTTTCAAAGAACAAGAGAAGAAATTGAAGGAAAAAGGTTTTAAGATTATTGAAAAAGTAAAACTGGAACCTTACGAAAAAGACCATATTGCATTATTAGTTGAGAAAAATTTTTAA
- a CDS encoding dihydroorotate dehydrogenase electron transfer subunit, translated as MIREPKIVEIKEIAVETPTIKTFKFDWDFETLGKPNPGEFLMIWNFNDEKPMSISQINDNELAITVKNIGKFTSQLHDLEVGDVIGVRGSYGNGFDASFEGKRIIAIGGGVGMAPINAIASHLAKNNDVDVISAAQTKDELLFIDSLENLGVNVHPCTDDGSFGFEGFATNCLEHLLEDVTYDYAFVCGPEIMMKGIFDILEASNILGQYSLERYMKCALGVCGQCCVDSEGWRICVEGPVFEENKIYKITEFAKYRKDASGVKY; from the coding sequence ATGATTAGGGAACCAAAAATTGTTGAAATTAAAGAAATTGCTGTGGAAACTCCTACAATTAAGACTTTTAAATTTGATTGGGATTTTGAAACATTGGGCAAACCGAATCCTGGTGAATTTTTAATGATTTGGAATTTTAATGATGAAAAGCCAATGTCAATTTCACAAATTAATGACAATGAATTGGCCATTACTGTAAAAAACATCGGAAAATTCACTTCACAGTTACATGATCTTGAAGTGGGGGATGTCATTGGTGTCAGGGGAAGTTATGGAAATGGCTTTGACGCCTCCTTTGAAGGTAAAAGAATCATCGCTATTGGTGGTGGAGTAGGAATGGCTCCTATTAATGCTATCGCCTCTCATTTAGCTAAAAATAATGATGTTGATGTGATTTCTGCTGCTCAAACTAAAGATGAATTATTATTCATTGATTCATTGGAAAATCTTGGTGTCAATGTTCATCCATGTACTGATGATGGAAGTTTCGGATTTGAAGGTTTCGCAACAAATTGTCTCGAGCATTTACTTGAAGATGTGACTTATGATTATGCATTTGTCTGCGGTCCTGAGATAATGATGAAAGGAATATTTGATATACTTGAAGCTTCTAACATACTTGGCCAATATTCTCTTGAAAGATATATGAAATGCGCACTAGGTGTGTGTGGTCAGTGTTGTGTTGATAGTGAAGGTTGGAGAATCTGTGTTGAAGGGCCTGTTTTTGAAGAAAATAAAATTTATAAGATTACTGAATTTGCAAAATACAGAAAAGATGCTTCCGGTGTAAAATATTAA
- the pgsA gene encoding CDP-diacylglycerol--glycerol-3-phosphate 3-phosphatidyltransferase codes for MAKNDKKKGMNLPNKLTILRLVISAVVLVILCIPWSSLGIEWPIYSVKTLSLDFNLEYIVVGILFAIGSLTDVLDGYLARKYNSVTDFGKVMDAIADKVLVNGVLIILASSNFIPVIVPVIVISRDIAVDSLKMVVGKTEGAVQASWHGKIKTVCMMIGIILLFIIGIPLSSFENSLYRIDLLFIYVATILSIISGYIYFDSYKDYIFSDI; via the coding sequence TTGGCAAAAAATGATAAGAAAAAGGGAATGAATCTGCCCAATAAACTTACAATTCTTAGACTAGTCATTTCTGCAGTCGTATTGGTAATTTTATGCATACCTTGGAGCTCATTAGGAATTGAATGGCCTATTTATTCAGTGAAAACTCTCTCCTTAGATTTCAATTTAGAATACATAGTGGTAGGCATTTTATTTGCTATTGGATCTCTTACTGATGTTTTAGACGGATATCTTGCTAGAAAATACAATTCAGTGACTGATTTCGGTAAAGTTATGGATGCAATTGCCGATAAAGTGTTGGTTAATGGAGTGTTAATAATATTAGCAAGCTCCAATTTCATTCCAGTAATAGTGCCAGTGATTGTTATTTCAAGAGACATTGCAGTGGATTCTTTAAAAATGGTTGTTGGAAAAACAGAAGGTGCAGTTCAAGCATCATGGCATGGAAAAATCAAAACTGTTTGCATGATGATTGGAATAATACTGTTATTTATCATTGGAATTCCTTTATCATCCTTTGAAAATAGCCTTTATAGGATAGACCTGTTATTCATTTATGTTGCCACAATACTTAGTATTATCTCAGGATACATATACTTCGATTCATATAAAGATTACATCTTCTCAGACATATAA
- a CDS encoding dihydroorotate dehydrogenase, whose product MLKTNVCGVEFQNPLMLAAGIMGSSASSMNWILKSGAGGVVSKSFSLNPHPGYVNPTTVGVDGGIINAIGLSNPGVENFKEELKKIDREDNVLIASIYGATPDEFSQLVNEVQGIVDMIELNISCPHAMDGYGASIGQSCDLSHTIVSAAADEANVPIIAKLTPNVTDITEIAKTCEDAGADALSLINTVGPGMKINIDVAKPVLANKFGGMSGKAIKPIAISNVYSVYESVEIPLIGVGGIYTFEDVVEFIFAGARAVQIGTAIMDEGVEVFGKINQDLERFMSKKGYSSIDEMVGIAHD is encoded by the coding sequence ATGTTAAAAACAAATGTTTGCGGAGTGGAATTTCAAAATCCATTGATGTTGGCTGCCGGAATAATGGGAAGCAGTGCTTCATCAATGAATTGGATTTTAAAATCTGGTGCAGGAGGAGTTGTATCTAAATCTTTTTCCCTAAATCCTCATCCAGGTTATGTTAACCCTACAACTGTTGGAGTTGATGGAGGAATTATCAATGCAATTGGATTGTCAAATCCTGGTGTTGAGAATTTTAAAGAAGAATTAAAGAAAATTGACCGTGAAGATAATGTTTTAATCGCTTCAATTTATGGTGCAACACCTGATGAATTTTCGCAGTTGGTTAACGAAGTTCAGGGGATTGTTGACATGATTGAGTTAAATATTTCATGCCCTCATGCAATGGATGGATATGGTGCATCCATAGGTCAAAGTTGTGATTTGTCCCATACTATTGTTTCAGCAGCTGCTGATGAGGCGAATGTACCAATTATTGCTAAATTAACTCCTAATGTAACTGATATTACCGAAATTGCAAAGACCTGTGAAGATGCGGGAGCCGATGCTTTATCATTAATTAATACTGTAGGACCAGGTATGAAGATTAACATTGATGTTGCAAAGCCGGTATTGGCAAATAAGTTTGGTGGAATGAGTGGTAAGGCCATTAAACCGATTGCAATCAGTAATGTCTATTCAGTATACGAATCTGTAGAGATTCCCTTGATTGGTGTTGGTGGAATATATACTTTTGAGGATGTTGTGGAGTTTATATTTGCTGGCGCTCGTGCAGTTCAAATTGGTACTGCAATAATGGATGAGGGCGTTGAAGTGTTTGGCAAAATCAATCAGGATTTAGAAAGATTCATGTCAAAAAAAGGTTATTCTTCTATTGATGAAATGGTGGGTATTGCACATGATTAG
- a CDS encoding NOP5/NOP56 family protein: MECYITYCVKGFFAFNGENELISERLFPENEIIDRLIEIDDKKIVKEEIELIGELSKDYDEIIIESNKRLSDYNNDKITIKTPNQAGEFLRTNYDKFDLDSDELNNIYQNFAIYKIKKESASEDKHLIQAVNSIDEIDETISKLIERIREWYALYFPEMDVIKNNETYIRLISQNKTKQEILKAKPEAFPKDIIDLEEDINPIDLEIMNNYAKSIFELQKSRKNIEEYIDQKMESIAPNLRLLVGSTLGAKLISHSGGIKRLAMYPSSTVQIMGAEKALFRHLKSGDRPPKYGLIYQHPQVRGAKWWNRGKIARMLAGKISLAVRRDVFTKTIDENVAEEFKQKVEEIEKNNPFPTKTTKKRKEEKSKSKNKKRKGKKKRKRR, from the coding sequence ATGGAATGCTATATTACTTATTGTGTTAAGGGATTTTTTGCTTTTAATGGTGAAAATGAATTAATATCTGAAAGATTATTTCCTGAAAATGAAATTATCGATCGGTTAATAGAAATAGATGATAAAAAGATAGTCAAAGAAGAAATAGAACTTATCGGTGAATTATCAAAAGATTATGATGAAATAATCATTGAATCAAACAAAAGGTTGTCAGATTATAACAATGATAAAATTACCATCAAAACTCCAAATCAAGCTGGAGAATTCTTAAGAACAAATTATGACAAGTTTGATTTGGACAGTGATGAATTGAATAATATTTATCAAAATTTTGCAATTTATAAAATTAAAAAAGAATCTGCAAGCGAAGATAAACACCTGATTCAGGCTGTAAATTCAATCGATGAAATTGATGAAACCATTTCAAAGTTAATTGAAAGAATACGTGAATGGTATGCATTATACTTCCCTGAAATGGACGTCATTAAAAACAATGAAACCTATATACGATTAATTTCTCAAAACAAAACAAAACAAGAAATTCTTAAAGCAAAACCTGAAGCATTCCCTAAAGACATAATCGATTTGGAAGAAGACATTAATCCAATTGATTTAGAAATAATGAACAACTATGCAAAATCCATTTTTGAACTTCAAAAATCAAGAAAAAACATTGAAGAATATATTGATCAGAAAATGGAAAGTATCGCGCCTAATCTCAGATTGCTTGTCGGTTCAACATTAGGTGCAAAGTTAATTTCACACTCCGGAGGAATTAAACGTCTTGCAATGTATCCTTCAAGCACTGTTCAAATCATGGGTGCTGAAAAGGCATTGTTTAGACATTTGAAAAGTGGAGACCGTCCCCCAAAATATGGTTTAATCTACCAACACCCCCAAGTTCGCGGAGCAAAATGGTGGAATAGAGGTAAAATTGCAAGAATGCTTGCAGGAAAAATATCTTTAGCAGTAAGACGCGATGTTTTTACAAAAACCATTGATGAAAATGTTGCAGAAGAATTTAAACAAAAAGTTGAAGAAATAGAAAAAAATAATCCTTTTCCAACTAAAACAACTAAAAAAAGAAAAGAAGAAAAGTCAAAATCAAAAAATAAAAAGAGAAAAGGTAAAAAGAAAAGGAAAAGGAGATAA